One Epidermidibacterium keratini DNA segment encodes these proteins:
- a CDS encoding alpha-ketoglutarate-dependent dioxygenase AlkB, giving the protein MMLQGSLLDLDQPTAYADLGEIHRTELRDGAWVDHLPAWMSGSDQLFDDLLRDVPWRADKRQMYDRVLDVPRLTRFYGEDEPLPHPLLSVARDMLSAHYLPELGEDFATAGLCLYRSGSDSVAWHGDRNGRSSTQDTMVAILSLGTPRVLALRPRGGGPTEHKFSLGHGDLVVMGGSCQRTWEHCVPKTSAVVGPRISVQFRTLGVR; this is encoded by the coding sequence TACGCCGATCTCGGCGAGATCCACCGCACCGAGCTGCGCGACGGTGCGTGGGTCGACCACCTGCCGGCGTGGATGTCTGGCTCTGACCAGCTCTTCGACGACCTGCTGCGTGACGTGCCGTGGCGGGCCGACAAGCGGCAGATGTATGACCGGGTGCTCGACGTTCCGAGGCTCACGCGGTTCTACGGCGAAGACGAGCCGCTGCCGCATCCCCTGCTGTCGGTCGCGCGCGACATGCTGTCGGCGCACTATCTCCCCGAGCTCGGTGAGGACTTCGCAACGGCTGGACTATGCCTGTATCGCAGCGGATCTGACTCGGTGGCCTGGCATGGCGACCGCAACGGACGCTCCAGCACCCAGGACACAATGGTGGCGATCCTCTCGCTCGGTACGCCGCGAGTGCTGGCTCTGCGGCCGCGTGGCGGCGGGCCGACGGAGCACAAGTTTTCCTTAGGCCACGGCGATCTTGTCGTCATGGGCGGCTCGTGTCAGCGCACGTGGGAGCACTGCGTGCCCAAGACGAGCGCGGTCGTCGGGCCACGCATCTCCGTGCAGTTCCGCACTCTGGGCGTGCGCTGA
- a CDS encoding threo-3-hydroxy-L-aspartate ammonia-lyase has product MTDLAITFDDVTAAARRLEPVAHRTPVLRSQTFDELVGATVLFKMESLQRGGAFKFRGAYNSVSQLGEQQRARGVVAFSSGNHAQAVAFASRLLGVPATIVMPADAPASKRAATEGYGATVRTYDRYTEDRRAIAAQIAEQTGAHLIPPYDDPAIMAGQGTAGLELLDETGPLDVVVAPVGGGGLLSGVAVATRAMSPDAEIYGVEPEAGNDAQRSLRDGAIVTIDTPQTIADGAQTQFLGEHTFPVLQALLSGIVTVTDQQLVDQMRFFAARMKQVVEPTGALAAAALLAGKLDIAGKRVGVIVSGGNIDLNRFAALISD; this is encoded by the coding sequence GTGACGGACCTGGCTATTACCTTCGACGACGTCACCGCAGCAGCGCGTCGTCTCGAGCCGGTTGCGCACCGTACGCCGGTGCTGCGCTCGCAGACCTTCGACGAACTCGTCGGCGCCACGGTGCTGTTCAAGATGGAGAGCCTGCAGCGCGGCGGCGCATTCAAGTTCCGCGGCGCCTACAACTCGGTCAGCCAGCTGGGTGAGCAGCAGCGCGCCCGCGGCGTCGTCGCGTTCTCCTCCGGCAACCACGCCCAGGCGGTCGCCTTCGCCTCGCGGCTGCTGGGCGTACCGGCGACGATCGTCATGCCCGCCGACGCCCCAGCCAGCAAGCGGGCCGCGACGGAGGGGTACGGCGCCACCGTGCGCACGTACGACCGCTACACCGAAGACCGTCGGGCGATCGCCGCGCAGATCGCTGAACAGACTGGCGCGCACCTCATTCCGCCGTACGACGACCCGGCGATCATGGCCGGGCAGGGGACCGCCGGCCTCGAGCTGCTCGACGAGACCGGACCTCTCGATGTCGTGGTGGCGCCCGTGGGCGGGGGCGGCCTGCTCTCTGGGGTCGCGGTTGCCACGAGGGCGATGTCACCGGACGCGGAGATCTACGGTGTCGAGCCCGAGGCCGGGAACGACGCTCAGCGGTCCCTGCGTGACGGTGCGATCGTCACGATCGACACGCCCCAGACAATCGCCGACGGAGCGCAGACGCAGTTCCTCGGCGAGCACACTTTTCCGGTGCTGCAGGCACTGTTGAGCGGTATCGTGACGGTCACCGACCAGCAACTCGTCGATCAGATGCGGTTCTTCGCGGCGCGCATGAAGCAGGTGGTCGAGCCGACCGGCGCCCTGGCGGCCGCTGCGTTGCTGGCCGGCAAGCTCGACATCGCGGGCAAGCGGGTCGGCGTGATCGTCAGCGGCGGCAACATCGACCTCAACCGATTTGCCGCGCTCATCTCAGACTGA
- a CDS encoding TVP38/TMEM64 family protein — protein sequence MSVRGHLAGVVSRARELPASAWWKLAVFAGLFAAAAIVVLVAGIPSVAEARTYVRGLGAAAPVLFATGFGLLTLTPFPKSILAVVAGALWGLGLGLVICLAGVLLGATLAFFVGRFLIAHAVRGLAGDAMTVIDDAARKSTFLAVLAVRIIPVLPFTVMNFAFGVTVVRFLPFFAATGVGSILGTGAYVAVGAFGHDVTSWQFWAALAAVGSMTLVGLWVARRKMRKRKESS from the coding sequence ATGTCCGTCCGCGGCCACCTTGCCGGAGTCGTCTCTCGTGCCCGCGAGCTGCCGGCGTCGGCGTGGTGGAAGCTGGCAGTCTTCGCCGGCCTGTTTGCTGCAGCGGCGATCGTCGTACTCGTCGCTGGGATTCCCTCGGTCGCCGAGGCCCGGACCTACGTCCGCGGGCTGGGTGCCGCCGCACCGGTCCTGTTTGCCACCGGGTTCGGACTGCTCACCCTCACGCCGTTTCCCAAAAGCATCCTGGCGGTGGTGGCTGGTGCTCTATGGGGACTCGGACTCGGCCTGGTGATCTGCCTTGCCGGCGTGTTGCTCGGTGCGACGCTGGCCTTCTTCGTCGGTCGCTTCCTCATCGCGCATGCTGTGCGCGGGCTCGCCGGCGACGCGATGACGGTCATCGACGACGCGGCTCGCAAGAGCACTTTCCTTGCGGTGCTGGCAGTCCGGATCATCCCGGTGCTGCCGTTTACGGTCATGAACTTTGCCTTCGGCGTCACGGTCGTGCGCTTCTTGCCGTTCTTCGCCGCGACCGGAGTAGGGTCGATCCTCGGCACAGGGGCCTACGTCGCAGTGGGCGCCTTCGGGCACGATGTGACCTCGTGGCAGTTCTGGGCGGCGCTCGCCGCCGTCGGTTCGATGACCTTGGTCGGCCTGTGGGTCGCACGCCGAAAGATGCGCAAGCGCAAGGAGAGTTCGTGA